The Flavobacterium johnsoniae genomic sequence AATTATTGTTTTTTCTTTGGCTTTGCTGATGAATGCTTTTGGCAATTATTTCTTTTCCAGTTCCGCTTTCACCAATAATTAAAACTGACATATCAGTCGGACTAACCAATTGAATATGATCTAAAAGTTTTTTTGAAGCAACAGAAATTCCTTTTACAAATTCATTTTCTGTAGAAGTTTGTTTTTTCGACGCTTTTTTTTCTTTAGCAGGAGCTTGTTCCTCTTCTTCTTTTGGAGCTTGCAGCGCATTATTAATTACAAGTAAAACCTCATCAGGATTGAAAGGTTTAGAAATATAATCTGCTGCACCATTTTTAATTGCTTTAACGGCAGTATTTACATCAGAGTAACCTGTCATTAAAATAATTGGAATATGCGGGTGAGAATTCTTAAATTCAGACATTAATCCAATACCGTCAAAATCAGGCAAACGAAGATCTGTCAAAATCAAATCAAACGATTCTTTTTTGATTGCTTCGCGTGCTTCTGCGGCTGAGAAAGCAATGGTTACATCGTACGATTTCTTGATTAGAAATTTTTCTAATAGTTTACAAAACGCGATGTCGTCTTCTATCAATAATATCTTCGGCATTTGCTTTTAGGGAGTTTTTTGCTAAAATAAGACTATTAAAATTGGATTTTCACAAAATTATGCAAAAAAAAAGAGATTGCACGTCGCAATCTCTTTTTCACCAAAAACATAAATCTAAATTCACCTAATTATATTTTCAACCAGTTACCATTGACATCTGAGTATACAGTAGCCTTTTGGTCTCCAACTGATATTTCTAGTTTGTATTCTTTTTTTTCGTTTACAAATGCCTTTTCCAGTTTTGCACCTGGATAAGCCGTCTGCAAAGCCGTTTTAACAGCTGCAGGCACAGCATCTGCAGTAACTTCTGTATATTCTGTTTGAACAATTACAGTTGCTTTTGTGTCTTTAGAAACAGGCAATACATTTGCTTGAATTGACATTGTTCCGAAAAGAACTACTGCTGATAAGATTAACTTTTTCATGATGCTGATTTTTAATTATTTTTTGATGATGTTACCAGAAGCATCTGTAAAAATAGTATACTTCTTTTCTCCACTTGAAATCTCAAGTTTATACTCGTTTTTCTCGTTTTTATAAGCCTTTTCAAGCTTAGTATTCGGGAAAGATTTTTCAATTGTAGACTTCACTGCTGCCGGAACAGCATCTGCAGTTACTTCGGTAAATCCATCTTGAATAAGTACTGATTGAGTGATCGAAATCGCTGGAAGAACTGCGGCATTAACCGATAAACTTCCTAACACAATCGCCGCTGATAAAACTAACTTTTTCATAATATTGTGGTTTAAAATTATTTTTTAAGAATGTTACCAGAAGCATCGGTATAAACGATCGATTTTTCACCTCGAACGGTTATCTCAATTTTATACTCCTTTTTGTCATTCACCCATGCTTTTTCAAGCACTACACCAGGATAAGCGTCGTCTAAGCCTTTTTTAACAGCTGCTGGAACTCCGTCTACTTCTTTATATCCATCCTGATCATTTACTGTCTGCACCATTGTGTTGGCTACAGCAGTGGTTTCTGCGTGCATCGACAAACTGCCTAAAACAATTGCTGCCGATAGAATCAACTTTTTCATAGTAATAGTTTTAAGGGTTAGTATTTAATTATTTTTTAATCCAAGTTCCATCTGCGTTAGCAAATAGATTTCCTGTTTTATCTCCAACAGTTACTTCAAGCTTGTATTCAGACTTTGTATTTTTAAATGCTTTTGTTAAAACTGCATCTGGATACGCTTTTTTAAGCGCGTCTGTTACGGCTGCTGGAAGTTCTTCTAATTTAATCTCTGTATAATCATCTTGGATAGAGATTGTTTTTACGATAGTATTTGAAATTGGCGAAGTTGAAGCAAATGATGTTAAACCTCCCAAAACGATTGCGGCTGATAAAAATAAATTTTTCATGATAATTCTGTTTTAATATTGTTAATTTGATCTTAGTATTCTTGATCTGGATTTTCAAAATCTATAAGATTAGATTATTTTTTAATCCAAGTTCCGTCTGCATTAGCGAAAAGATTTCCAACTTTGTCACCTACTGTAACATCAAGTTTATACTCAGATTTTTCGTTTTTATATGCTTTAGTAATTACAGCTTCTGGATATGCTTTTTTCAAAGATTCAGTAATTGCTGCTGGTAATTCTTCTAATTTGATTTCAGTGTATTCGTCTTCAACAGAAATCGTTTTTACGATTGTATTATTTACTTGTGTAGTTGAAGCGAATGAAGTTAAACTTCCTAAGACAATTGCGGCTGATAAAAATAAATTTTTCATAACGTATATATTTAAATTAATAGTTGTTTACGCTTTAGGTAATGAAATTATTATGCCGTAAAAGAAAAGAACTGTGCCAAACCCGTTAAAGCCTTATTTTTAAAGGGTTTCTTTAAATATGCCAAAAAACAGCCAATATTAAAAAGTGTGTAAATGAAGAAAAAAGTGTGTAATAAGTAAACACTTAAAGTGTTACCTTAGAAAAATTTCAAGTATCAAGTTGAATCTAAAGAACGTATTCAAAACTTATATAAAGAAAAAAGGCTGTCAAAAAATTGACAGCCTTTATAATTATTCTGGATTATTCATTTTAAATGTATCCATAAATGCAGTTGTATAATCTCCTGCAATATATTTTGGATCATCCATTAATTGTCTGTGGAAAGGAATTGTAGTTTTCACACCTTCAATTACGAATTCATCAAGAGCTCTTCGCATTTTGCTGATAGCTTCTTCACGAGATTGTGCAGTTGTAATTAACTTAGCAATCATAGAATCGTAGTTTGGCGGAATGCTATATCCTGAATACACGTGAGTATCTAAACGAACTCCGTGTCCTCCTGGCATATGAAGCGTAGTAATTTTTCCTGGTGAAGGTCTGAAATCATTATAAGGATCTTCAGCATTAATACGACATTCGATAGCATGTAATTCAGGAAGATAGTTTTTACCAGAAATCGGAATTCCAGCAGCAACCATAATTTGCTCACGAATTAAATCATAATCAATAACTTGTTCTGTGATTGGGTGCTCTACTTGAATACGAGTATTCATTTCCATGAAATAGAAGTTTCTGTGTTTGTCAACCAAAAACTCTACAGTTCCAGCTCCTTCATATTTAATGAACTCAGCAGCTTTTACAGCAGCCTCACCCATTCTAGCACGAAGTTCATCTGTCATAAACGGAGAAGGAGTTTCTTCCGTTAATTTTTGGTGACGACGTTGTACAGAACAATCTCTTTCAGAAAGGTGACAAGCTTTACCATAAGCATCACCAACAACCTGAATTTCGATATGACGTGGCTCTTCAATAAGTTTCTCCATGTACATTCCGTCATTTCCAAATGCTGCAGCAGCTTCTTGACGTGCGCTTTCCCAAGCTTTTAAAAGCTCTTCTTCCTTCCAGATAGCACGCATTCCTTTTCCACCACCACCAGCTGTAGCTTTCATCATAACTGGATAACCAATTTCTTTAGCTGTTTTTTGTGCATGTTCGTAAGATTCTAATAATCCGTCTGAACCTGGTACACAAGGTACTCCTGCCGCTTTCATTGTAGCTTTTGCAGAAGCTTTATCTCCCATTCGGTCGATCATTTCAGGAGCCGCACCAATAAATTTGATTCCGTGCTCTTGACAAATTTTTGAGAATTTAGCATTCTCAGAAAGAAATCCATAACCTGGATGAATTGCATCTGCATTTGTAATTTCTGCAGCTGCAATAATATTTGACATTTTCAAATACGATAAGTTACTCGGAGGAGGACCAATACAAACCGCTTCGTCAGCAAATTTAACGTGTAAACTTTCTGCGTCGGCTGTAGAGTAAACTGCAACAGTTTTGATTCCCATTTCCTTACATGTACGAATTACACGTAGTGCAATTTCTCCTCTATTCGCAATTAATATTTTTTTAAACATCTTACTTTAATTAGATAATTAGACAATTTGATAATTAGATAATTTTAGATGATCAATAAAAATCGCTTATAAATCAATCTAAAATCTAAAATCTAAAATCTAAATTTATGATGGATCTACTAAGAATAAAGGTTGGTCAAATTCTACTGGAGACATATCGTCAACTAGAATTTTTACAATTTTACCAGAAACTTCAGATTCGATTTCGTTGAATAATTTCATTGCTTCAATTACACAAAGAACATCGCCTTTAGATACAGTACTTCCTACTTCAGTAAATACTGGTTTGTCTGGAGATGGTTTTCTATAGAATGTTCCAATGATTGGAGATTTTATAGTAATGTATTTAGAATCGTCTTTAGCAGCCGGAGCTTCTGGAGTTACATTTACAACTGTTGGAGCTGTAACTTGTGGAACTTGAGCTTGCGGTAAAGCTGCTTGAGCAGGTAATTGCTGTACATAAGTTGCTTCAGTTACATTTGTTTCTAAAGTTGTTCTGATCGTGATTTTCACATCATCCATTTCTAACTTCACTTCTGCAACGCCCGAATTTGCAACAAATTTGATTAGGTTTTGAATTTCTTTTAAATCCATAATGATTCGTTTTTAGTTTTAATTTATTTCTTATCGTAAGCCCATTTTAAATAGATAGATCCCCAAGTGAATCCACCACCAAAGGCAGCAAAGATAACATTATCTCCTTTTTTCAATTTATCTTCAAAATCAGCTAATACTAATGGAAGAGTTCCAGAAGTAGTATTTCCGTATCTTTCAATGTTTACCAAAACTTTAGAATCATCCAATTCTAATCTTCCAGCAGTAGCATCAATAATACGCTTGTTTGCCTGGTGTGGTACTAACCAGTCAACATCCTGATTTGTCAAATTATTTCTTTGTAAAATCAATTCGCTGGCATCTGCCATGTTCGTTACAGCATATTTGAAAACAGTTTTACCGTCTTGCATAATATTGTGCTGTCTGTTTTTTACTGTTTCTTCGCTAGGCGGAATCAAAGAACCTCCTGCAGGGATTTTAAGAAAATCGCGTCCTACACCATCACTTCTTAGATATTCATCCTGCAAACCTAAACCTTCATAATTTGGTTCGAAAAGAACTGCACCAGCTCCATCGCCAAAAATAATACAAGTTGCTCTGTCTGTATAATCTACAATTGATGACATTTTATCGGCACCAATTAAAAGTACTTTTTTGTAACGTCCAGACTGCACATAAGCCGCAGCAGTAGACATTCCGTACAAGAAACTTGAACACGCTGCTTGCAAATCGTATGCAAATGCATTTGTAGCTCCAATTTCTGTTGCAACATATACTCCTGTAGAAGCCACCATCATGTCTGGTGTTGCTGTTGCCATGATAATCATATCAATCTCTAACGGATCGATATTTGCTTTTGCAATTAAGTCCTGTGCTGCTTTTATTGCAAGGTATGATGTCCCTTTATCAGCATCTTTAAGAATTCTTCTTTCTTTAATTCCTGTTCGAGTGGTAATCCACTCATCATTGGTTTCAACCATTGTTTCTAAAACTTTGTTTGTAAGAACAAAGTCAGGAACGTATCCTCCAACAGCGGTAATTGCGGCTGTGATTGTATTCATTATATTCTACTATTTTCCTTCCAAATTATCATTAATTTGAAAAATTTTTAAAAGGCTTGAAAATTACAAAAAAAAACGAAACGATTTTGTCTATATTTTCCTAAAAAACGAAAATTATAACCAACAAAAAAAACTCTCACTATGTGAGAGTTCTAGTATAATTTACAAAAACGTATTAAGCAACCGCTTCAGATTTATCGATAACAACTTGCCCTCTGTAGTACATTTTACCTTCATGCCAGTAAGCTCTGTGGTATAAATGTGCTTCTCCAGTAATTGGACATGTAGCGATTTGAGCTACAGTAGCTTTGTAATGTGTTCTTCTCTTATCTCTTCTTGTTTTCGAGGTCTTTCTCTTAGGATGTGCCATTTTACTATATTATTTATCCGTTAATAGTTTCTTTAATTTTTCCCAACGCGGGTCAATATCTTCTTCTTTGTTACTCTCTTCCTTTTGTTCTTTTACACTCAACTCATTCAGTTTTGTTAAAGCTTCTGTCTGCAGACTTCCGTCTTTAACTCCTGGATGAATTCTTTTTTGAGGTACAGAAAGCGCGATCATTTCATAAATATACTGCGCAACATCTATTTCAAACTCACCATGTGATAAAATCAACAATTCTTCATTATCATTATTGAATTCATCTCCAAAGCGAACAATAAGCTTCATTTTCCCTTTTATAGGTAAATCAAAATCTTCGCCTGTTAGATCACAAGGCACATTTACGGTTCCTTTGTGTTTGAATTCTAATTCTAACATTGTGCTTTTCTTTTCAAAAAGCAATTTGACTTTTATATCCGAACTCTGAAACTCATCGTATTCAAAATCCTTAAAAAACTCATTATTTATCTGATACTCAAAATGGTGTTTTCCTAGTTTTAATCCTACGAAAGGAATTAAAAATTCTTTTGTTTTGCTCATTTCAACATCAATTTGATCAATTCGTTTCTAAAACTAGATATCTGAATTGGGGTGCAAAGATATAAAATTATTATAAATCTAATAATCTTATTCACCTTTTTTTGTTTATAACTGTTTTTCTTTTATTTTAAGAGGTTTTTGGCTAATCTCCTCATACTGATTACGCGAGCGAAAAATATCGATCGCAAGATATACTGCTTCTGTAAAAGAATTGTAATCTGCCATATCTTTTCCTGCAATATCATAAGCTGTGCCGTGATCTGGCGAAGTTCTAACTTTATTTAAACCTGCCGTATAATTGACTCCTTTTCCAAAAGATAATGTTTTGAACGGAATTAATCCTTGATCGTGATACATAGCTACAATTGCATCGTATTTTTCATAATGACCGCTTCCGAAAAAACCATCCGCTGGAAACGGACCAAAAACCATTGTTCCTGAATCGAATATTTTCTTTAATGTTGGTTTTAAAACCAAATCATCTTCTTTTCCGATAACACCACCATCGCCAGCATGCGGATTTAATCCTAAAACTGCAATTTTCGGTTTTACAATACTAAAATCCTGAACCAACGATTTTCTTATAGTTTCAATTTTTGTAGTAATTAATTCTTCTGTTAAATGTGAAGCAACTTGGTTTAATGGTACATGATCTGTAATTAATCCTACTCGCAAATTATCTTGAACCATCATCATAAGCGCATTGCCTTCTAATTCCTGATCTAAATAATCGGTATGTCCTGGAAATTTAAAATCATCCGATTGGATATTATATTTATTGATAGGTGCTGTTACCAAAACATCAATTTCTCCGTCTTTGAGAGCTTTAGTTGCCGCAACAAATGATTTAATCGCATATTCTCCAATTTTTGAATCATTTGTTCCTAAATTAATATCAACACCTTCTCTCCAAAGATTAAAAACATTTACTTTTCCCGGAATGACCTGATCTAACTTATCAACTCCATGAAACTGAACTGTCGATGTAAAACTTTTTTTAACGAATGAAAGAATCTTCGCATTTGCAAAAATAACCGGCGTACACAATTCCAACATACGAGAATCTTCGAATGTTTTTAGTATAACTTCGCTTCCAATACCGTTTAAATCTCCTACTGAAATTCCAACAATTATATTTTCTGCTTTTTTATTCATGAGCTCAGTTTATTTATTACTAATTTTGATGTGCAAATTTAGTAAAATAAAACCACAATGTTCACAGGAATTATAGAAACACTCGGCAGGGTTCACGAAATCCAGAAAGACCAAAACAATCTACATATAACAGTTGACTCTTCCACAACACAGGAATTAAAAATAGACCAGAGCGTTTCTCATAACGGAATCTGCCTTACGGTTGTTGCAATCAAAGATTCTCTTTATACCGTAACCGCAATAGACGAAACTATTTTGAAGACAAATATTGGAGATTGGCAGGTTGGCGATATTATTAATTTAGAAAGAGGAATGAAGCTTGGAGATCGTCTAGACGGACATATTGTGCAAGGACACGTTGACCAAACTGGAACTTGCATCAAAATCGAAGAAGCTAACGGAAGCTGGAATTACACTTTTGAATACGACAAAAATCTAAATAACATTACTATCGAAAAAGGTTCGATTACTGTAAACGGAGTAAGTTTGACGGTTGTAAATTCTAAAACAAACGAATTTAGCGTTTCGATTATTCCATATACTTTTGAGCACACAAATTTTAAAGATTTTAAAGTCGGAACAAAAATCAATTTGGAATTTGATGTAGTTGGAAAATATATTTCCAGACTTTACTCAATAAACAAATAATCTCAATCAGATTTTCTAATAAAAAAAGCTTCAGTTAAACTGAAGCTTTTTTTATTTTATTTTTATATATAACGGTCGCTCCTAGAGCCAAACCACCAATTGCTAGAAAAACAATATTTTGATCGATTGGAAAAGGCGGAACTCCATCATCACCACCTTGACAAAATTCACAATCAGCTGTACTTGCATTTTTCGCCGTCGGTTGCGGCGGATTAGGAGCAGCAAATGCTAATGAAACATTGAATAATATTATTGTAACTGCTAAAAAGGGGGCTTTTAGTTTTCTCATAAATTCAAGCTGTTTAAAATCAACAAGCTATAATTAATAAACAAATTTTTCTTCTATAGAAATTTCTCACAAATATATTTTTCCCTACAAAATCTGGGACAAAAGTATAAGTTTTTTGAATAAAAGCAACTTTTAAAGCAAAAAACATAAAAGAAATTTTAACAGTTTTTTGCTCTCTAAGCCGAATACCTTTTTAGAAAA encodes the following:
- a CDS encoding PepSY-like domain-containing protein — translated: MKKLVLSAAIVLGSLSVNAAVLPAISITQSVLIQDGFTEVTADAVPAAVKSTIEKSFPNTKLEKAYKNEKNEYKLEISSGEKKYTIFTDASGNIIKK
- the accC gene encoding acetyl-CoA carboxylase biotin carboxylase subunit, whose translation is MFKKILIANRGEIALRVIRTCKEMGIKTVAVYSTADAESLHVKFADEAVCIGPPPSNLSYLKMSNIIAAAEITNADAIHPGYGFLSENAKFSKICQEHGIKFIGAAPEMIDRMGDKASAKATMKAAGVPCVPGSDGLLESYEHAQKTAKEIGYPVMMKATAGGGGKGMRAIWKEEELLKAWESARQEAAAAFGNDGMYMEKLIEEPRHIEIQVVGDAYGKACHLSERDCSVQRRHQKLTEETPSPFMTDELRARMGEAAVKAAEFIKYEGAGTVEFLVDKHRNFYFMEMNTRIQVEHPITEQVIDYDLIREQIMVAAGIPISGKNYLPELHAIECRINAEDPYNDFRPSPGKITTLHMPGGHGVRLDTHVYSGYSIPPNYDSMIAKLITTAQSREEAISKMRRALDEFVIEGVKTTIPFHRQLMDDPKYIAGDYTTAFMDTFKMNNPE
- the accB gene encoding acetyl-CoA carboxylase biotin carboxyl carrier protein; protein product: MDLKEIQNLIKFVANSGVAEVKLEMDDVKITIRTTLETNVTEATYVQQLPAQAALPQAQVPQVTAPTVVNVTPEAPAAKDDSKYITIKSPIIGTFYRKPSPDKPVFTEVGSTVSKGDVLCVIEAMKLFNEIESEVSGKIVKILVDDMSPVEFDQPLFLVDPS
- a CDS encoding beta-ketoacyl-ACP synthase III: MNTITAAITAVGGYVPDFVLTNKVLETMVETNDEWITTRTGIKERRILKDADKGTSYLAIKAAQDLIAKANIDPLEIDMIIMATATPDMMVASTGVYVATEIGATNAFAYDLQAACSSFLYGMSTAAAYVQSGRYKKVLLIGADKMSSIVDYTDRATCIIFGDGAGAVLFEPNYEGLGLQDEYLRSDGVGRDFLKIPAGGSLIPPSEETVKNRQHNIMQDGKTVFKYAVTNMADASELILQRNNLTNQDVDWLVPHQANKRIIDATAGRLELDDSKVLVNIERYGNTTSGTLPLVLADFEDKLKKGDNVIFAAFGGGFTWGSIYLKWAYDKK
- the rpmF gene encoding 50S ribosomal protein L32, with product MAHPKRKTSKTRRDKRRTHYKATVAQIATCPITGEAHLYHRAYWHEGKMYYRGQVVIDKSEAVA
- a CDS encoding YceD family protein, whose product is MSKTKEFLIPFVGLKLGKHHFEYQINNEFFKDFEYDEFQSSDIKVKLLFEKKSTMLELEFKHKGTVNVPCDLTGEDFDLPIKGKMKLIVRFGDEFNNDNEELLILSHGEFEIDVAQYIYEMIALSVPQKRIHPGVKDGSLQTEALTKLNELSVKEQKEESNKEEDIDPRWEKLKKLLTDK
- the pdxA gene encoding 4-hydroxythreonine-4-phosphate dehydrogenase PdxA is translated as MNKKAENIIVGISVGDLNGIGSEVILKTFEDSRMLELCTPVIFANAKILSFVKKSFTSTVQFHGVDKLDQVIPGKVNVFNLWREGVDINLGTNDSKIGEYAIKSFVAATKALKDGEIDVLVTAPINKYNIQSDDFKFPGHTDYLDQELEGNALMMMVQDNLRVGLITDHVPLNQVASHLTEELITTKIETIRKSLVQDFSIVKPKIAVLGLNPHAGDGGVIGKEDDLVLKPTLKKIFDSGTMVFGPFPADGFFGSGHYEKYDAIVAMYHDQGLIPFKTLSFGKGVNYTAGLNKVRTSPDHGTAYDIAGKDMADYNSFTEAVYLAIDIFRSRNQYEEISQKPLKIKEKQL
- a CDS encoding riboflavin synthase, which gives rise to MFTGIIETLGRVHEIQKDQNNLHITVDSSTTQELKIDQSVSHNGICLTVVAIKDSLYTVTAIDETILKTNIGDWQVGDIINLERGMKLGDRLDGHIVQGHVDQTGTCIKIEEANGSWNYTFEYDKNLNNITIEKGSITVNGVSLTVVNSKTNEFSVSIIPYTFEHTNFKDFKVGTKINLEFDVVGKYISRLYSINK